Proteins from one Streptococcus mitis B6 genomic window:
- the truB gene encoding tRNA pseudouridine(55) synthase TruB produces MNGIINLKKEAGMTSHDAVFKLRKILGTKKIGHGGTLDPDVVGVLPIAVGKATRLVEFMQDEGKVYEGEITLGYSTTTEDASGEVVAETPVLSPLDEKLVDEAIASLTGPIIQIPPMYSAVKVNGRKLYEYARAGQEVERPERQVTIYQFERTSPISYEGHLARFTFRVKCSKGTYIRTLSVDLGEKLGYAAHMSHLTRTSAAGLQLEDALTLEEIAEKVEAVQLDFLHPLEIGTGDLVKVFLTQEEATEVRFGRFIELDQTEQELAAFEDDKLLAILEKRDNLYKPRKVFN; encoded by the coding sequence ATGAACGGTATTATCAACTTAAAAAAAGAAGCGGGGATGACCTCGCATGATGCGGTTTTTAAACTGCGTAAGATTTTGGGAACCAAGAAAATTGGTCATGGTGGGACCTTGGATCCGGATGTAGTTGGTGTTTTACCGATTGCGGTTGGCAAGGCGACACGCTTGGTCGAGTTTATGCAGGACGAGGGCAAGGTCTATGAGGGGGAAATTACTCTCGGCTATTCCACGACGACTGAGGATGCCAGTGGGGAAGTGGTCGCAGAGACACCTGTTTTATCGCCCTTGGATGAAAAGCTTGTTGATGAAGCAATCGCCAGTCTGACAGGACCTATTATTCAAATTCCGCCTATGTATTCGGCAGTCAAGGTCAATGGTCGCAAGCTCTATGAGTATGCGCGTGCTGGACAGGAAGTGGAGCGTCCAGAACGTCAGGTGACCATTTATCAATTTGAACGAACAAGTCCAATTTCTTATGAGGGTCATCTTGCACGCTTTACTTTTCGTGTGAAATGCAGTAAGGGGACTTACATCCGTACCTTGTCAGTTGACTTAGGAGAAAAACTTGGTTATGCGGCTCATATGTCACATCTGACTCGAACTAGTGCAGCTGGTTTGCAACTAGAAGATGCTCTTACCTTGGAAGAAATTGCTGAAAAAGTGGAGGCTGTTCAATTGGACTTTCTCCATCCTCTAGAGATTGGGACAGGCGACCTTGTTAAAGTTTTCCTAACTCAAGAAGAGGCTACAGAAGTACGCTTTGGTCGTTTTATCGAGCTCGACCAAACAGAACAAGAATTAGCTGCCTTTGAAGATGACAAATTGCTAGCCATTCTAGAAAAACGGGATAATCTCTATAAGCCACGAAAGGTTTTTAACTAG
- the udk gene encoding uridine kinase, whose protein sequence is MQNRPIIIGVTGGSGGGKTSVSRAILSHFPDEKISMIEHDSYYKDQSHLTFEERVKTNYDHPFAFDTDLMIEQIKELLAGRPVDIPTYDYTEHTRSSKTYRQDPQDVFIVEGILVLEDKRLRDLMDIKIFVDTDDDVRIIRRIKRDMEERGRSLDSVIDQYLGVVKPMYHQFIEPTKRYADIVIPEGVSNTVAIDLLTTKIAKILEEARNSK, encoded by the coding sequence ATGCAAAATAGACCAATCATTATCGGAGTGACAGGTGGTTCTGGTGGAGGTAAGACCAGTGTTTCAAGAGCCATTTTATCGCATTTTCCTGATGAAAAGATTTCCATGATTGAACATGATTCATACTACAAGGATCAGTCTCATTTGACCTTTGAAGAGCGTGTCAAAACCAACTACGACCATCCTTTTGCCTTTGATACAGACTTGATGATCGAGCAGATTAAGGAATTGTTGGCAGGGCGTCCGGTGGACATCCCGACCTATGACTATACAGAGCATACACGAAGCAGCAAGACCTATCGTCAAGATCCTCAAGATGTCTTTATCGTTGAGGGGATTTTGGTCTTGGAGGACAAGCGCCTGCGCGATTTGATGGATATCAAGATTTTTGTGGATACAGATGATGATGTGCGCATTATTCGTCGTATTAAGCGCGATATGGAAGAACGTGGCCGTAGCCTTGATAGCGTTATTGACCAGTATCTAGGCGTGGTCAAACCCATGTACCACCAGTTTATCGAGCCAACCAAGCGGTATGCTGATATTGTCATTCCTGAAGGGGTCAGCAATACAGTTGCTATTGACCTGTTGACGACCAAAATTGCAAAGATTTTGGAAGAAGCTCGAAATAGTAAATAA
- the xseA gene encoding exodeoxyribonuclease VII large subunit: MEKYLSVTTLTKYLKMNFDKDPYLERVYLTGQVSNFRKRPTHQYFSLKDDHAVIQATIWSGIYQKLGFDLEEGMKINVIGRVQVYEPSGSYSIIIEKAEPDGVGALAIQFEQLKKKLTEEGLFQERFKQPLPQFSNRIGVVTSRSGAVIRDIITTVSRRFPGIDILLYPTKVQGEGAAEEIARNIARANQQDDLDLLIIGRGGGSIEDLWAFNEEIVVRAIFESRLPVISSVGHETDVTLADFVADRRAATPTAAAELATPVTKLDLLAHLQNQEKRMATAVQNVLSKKQESLKKCSQSVIFRQPERLYDGYLQRLDQLQLRLKQSLRTRISDNKQLVQARTHRLVQLSPVTKIQRYQDRLGQLDKLLRSQMALVYDAKVAEVKRLSEALLMLDTSRIVARGYAIVKKEESVVDSVESLKKKDQVTLLMRDGRVELEVKDVKTKEI; encoded by the coding sequence ATGGAAAAGTATTTATCAGTAACAACTTTGACCAAGTATCTGAAAATGAATTTCGATAAAGACCCTTACTTGGAACGGGTCTATTTAACTGGTCAAGTTTCCAACTTTCGTAAACGACCTACTCACCAATATTTCTCCCTAAAAGATGACCATGCAGTTATTCAAGCGACCATCTGGTCTGGGATTTATCAGAAATTAGGCTTCGACCTTGAAGAAGGGATGAAGATCAATGTGATTGGGCGTGTGCAGGTCTATGAACCAAGTGGTAGCTACTCCATCATCATTGAAAAGGCAGAGCCTGATGGAGTTGGTGCGCTTGCGATTCAGTTTGAACAACTCAAGAAAAAATTGACAGAAGAAGGCCTGTTTCAAGAACGTTTCAAGCAACCTCTGCCCCAATTTTCTAATAGAATTGGTGTAGTGACCAGTCGCAGTGGAGCCGTTATTCGAGATATTATTACGACCGTCAGCAGGCGATTTCCAGGTATCGATATCCTGCTTTATCCAACTAAGGTGCAAGGTGAAGGGGCAGCAGAAGAAATTGCTCGAAATATTGCGCGTGCTAATCAACAGGACGATTTGGATTTGCTGATTATTGGTCGTGGTGGAGGTTCTATCGAGGATCTTTGGGCCTTTAACGAAGAAATTGTGGTACGAGCTATTTTTGAATCTCGTTTGCCAGTTATTTCTAGTGTGGGGCATGAGACGGATGTGACCTTGGCAGATTTTGTGGCAGATCGACGCGCTGCAACGCCAACAGCAGCGGCTGAACTGGCCACACCTGTGACCAAGTTGGATCTATTAGCTCATTTGCAAAATCAAGAAAAACGGATGGCAACAGCAGTCCAAAATGTCCTATCTAAGAAACAAGAATCTTTAAAAAAATGCAGTCAGTCTGTTATTTTTAGACAACCAGAGCGCTTGTATGATGGCTATTTGCAACGGTTAGATCAATTACAACTGCGCTTAAAACAAAGTTTGCGAACACGGATTTCTGATAATAAACAGCTAGTCCAAGCAAGGACGCATCGACTGGTACAATTATCACCCGTTACCAAAATCCAACGCTATCAAGACCGTCTAGGTCAGTTGGACAAGCTTCTCCGTAGCCAAATGGCGCTGGTTTATGATGCCAAGGTTGCTGAGGTGAAACGACTTTCGGAAGCCTTGCTCATGTTGGATACCAGCCGAATCGTTGCGCGTGGTTATGCTATTGTCAAAAAAGAAGAGTCCGTTGTAGATTCGGTTGAGAGTTTGAAGAAAAAAGACCAAGTGACGCTTTTGATGCGGGATGGTCGAGTAGAATTAGAGGTTAAAGATGTCAAAACAAAAGAAATTTGA
- a CDS encoding exodeoxyribonuclease VII small subunit, with amino-acid sequence MSKQKKFEENLAELETIVQSLENGEIALEDAITAFQKGMVLSKELQATLDKAEKTLVKVMQEDGTESDFE; translated from the coding sequence ATGTCAAAACAAAAGAAATTTGAGGAAAATCTAGCTGAACTGGAGACCATTGTCCAAAGTTTGGAAAATGGTGAAATTGCTCTGGAAGATGCGATTACTGCCTTTCAAAAGGGTATGGTCTTGTCAAAAGAGCTCCAAGCGACGTTGGACAAGGCTGAAAAGACCTTGGTCAAGGTCATGCAAGAAGACGGAACAGAAAGTGATTTTGAATGA
- a CDS encoding polyprenyl synthetase family protein — protein sequence MKKQEKLALVESALEDFYGDQQFASSLRESVLYSIHAGGKRIRPFLLLEVLEALHIAIKPAHAQVAAALEMIHTGSLIHDDLPAMDDDDYRRGRLTNHKKFGEAMAILAGDALFLDPYVLIAQADLPSQIKVDLISNLSLASGSLGMVAGQVLDMEGEHQHLSLEELQTIHANKTGKLLAYPFQAAAIIAELAPEMQVKLKIVGELIGLAFQVRDDVLDVTASFEEIGKTPQKDLQAEKSTYPALLGLEEAIAFCNQTLDQSNAKLEEIAQQIPFETGSIVSVVESLRING from the coding sequence ATGAAGAAGCAAGAAAAATTAGCTCTTGTCGAGTCGGCCTTGGAAGATTTTTATGGAGACCAGCAGTTTGCCTCTAGTTTGCGAGAGTCTGTTCTCTATTCCATTCATGCTGGTGGCAAGCGTATTCGACCTTTTCTCTTGTTAGAAGTTTTGGAAGCCTTGCATATTGCCATCAAACCTGCTCACGCGCAGGTAGCTGCGGCCTTGGAAATGATTCATACAGGGAGCTTGATTCACGATGATCTTCCTGCCATGGATGATGATGATTACCGTCGAGGGCGTTTGACCAACCATAAGAAATTCGGTGAAGCTATGGCCATTTTGGCTGGAGATGCCTTGTTCCTAGATCCTTATGTTTTGATAGCGCAGGCAGATTTGCCAAGTCAGATTAAGGTAGACTTGATTTCCAACTTATCCCTTGCTTCAGGTAGTCTGGGTATGGTGGCAGGGCAGGTTTTGGATATGGAGGGTGAACACCAACACTTGTCTTTGGAAGAACTCCAGACTATTCATGCTAATAAGACTGGAAAACTACTAGCTTATCCCTTCCAAGCAGCTGCTATTATAGCCGAATTGGCACCTGAAATGCAGGTGAAGCTGAAAATTGTTGGTGAATTGATTGGACTTGCTTTTCAAGTTCGAGATGATGTGTTAGATGTGACAGCTAGTTTTGAGGAAATCGGCAAGACACCTCAAAAGGACCTACAGGCAGAAAAATCAACCTATCCAGCCTTATTGGGCTTGGAAGAGGCAATTGCCTTTTGTAACCAGACTTTGGATCAGTCTAATGCAAAATTAGAAGAAATTGCCCAGCAGATTCCCTTTGAAACAGGATCGATTGTAAGTGTAGTAGAAAGTTTGAGAATCAATGGCTAA
- a CDS encoding TlyA family RNA methyltransferase, which produces MAKERVDVLAYKQGLFETREQAKRGVMAGLVVAVLNGERFDKPGEKIPDDTELKFKGEKLKYVSRGGLKLEKALQVFDLSVEGATTIDIGASTGGFTDVMLQNGAELVFAVDVGTNQLAWKLRQDPRVVSMEQFNFRYAEKTDFEQEPSFASIDVSFISLSLILPSLHRILAYQGQVVALVKPQFEAGREQIGKNGIIRDAKVHQNVLESVTAMAIKEGFSVLGLDFSPIQGGHGNIEFLAYLKKEESASNQVLAEIEEVVERAHSQFKNE; this is translated from the coding sequence ATGGCTAAGGAAAGAGTGGATGTACTAGCTTATAAACAGGGCTTGTTTGAAACGCGAGAACAGGCCAAGCGTGGTGTCATGGCTGGTCTAGTCGTAGCAGTCCTGAATGGAGAACGGTTTGACAAGCCAGGAGAGAAAATCCCAGACGACACCGAGCTAAAATTCAAGGGTGAAAAACTCAAGTATGTTAGCCGTGGTGGCTTGAAATTAGAAAAGGCCTTGCAGGTCTTTGATTTGTCAGTGGAAGGAGCTACAACGATTGATATCGGTGCCTCTACTGGAGGTTTTACCGATGTCATGTTGCAGAATGGTGCTGAGTTAGTTTTTGCAGTTGATGTTGGTACCAATCAGTTGGCTTGGAAACTACGCCAGGACCCGCGAGTTGTCAGCATGGAGCAGTTCAATTTCCGCTATGCCGAAAAGACTGATTTCGAGCAGGAACCGAGCTTTGCCAGTATTGATGTGAGTTTTATTTCCCTCAGTCTGATTTTACCATCCTTGCACCGAATCTTGGCATATCAAGGTCAGGTTGTGGCTTTGGTTAAGCCTCAGTTTGAGGCAGGACGTGAGCAGATTGGGAAAAATGGAATCATTCGTGATGCCAAGGTCCATCAGAATGTCCTTGAATCTGTCACAGCTATGGCAATAAAGGAAGGCTTTTCAGTCCTTGGATTGGACTTTTCTCCTATCCAAGGTGGGCATGGAAATATTGAATTTTTAGCGTATTTGAAAAAAGAAGAGTCAGCAAGCAATCAGGTTCTTGCTGAAATTGAAGAAGTAGTAGAGAGGGCGCATAGTCAATTTAAAAATGAATAA
- a CDS encoding arginine repressor, with product MNKKERLEKIRRFVTDYQIGTQEEIVEHLKEAGITATQATVSRDIKELGIVKIPLRDNTYVYELPKSIVKSLQLSEDNIESAALMDKMINLQVIPGNTAFVKAQLIETFSDKIFSCLADDSSILVIARSESLAEEIFEQVNNW from the coding sequence ATGAATAAAAAAGAGAGACTTGAAAAAATTAGACGATTTGTGACAGATTATCAAATCGGTACGCAAGAAGAAATCGTAGAACATTTGAAAGAGGCAGGCATCACTGCTACTCAGGCAACGGTATCCCGAGATATCAAAGAACTGGGGATTGTCAAAATTCCTTTGAGAGACAATACTTATGTCTATGAATTGCCAAAATCAATCGTAAAAAGTTTGCAACTGTCTGAAGACAATATTGAGTCAGCTGCATTGATGGATAAGATGATCAATCTCCAAGTTATTCCTGGAAATACGGCTTTTGTAAAAGCTCAGTTAATCGAGACTTTTTCGGACAAGATTTTTAGCTGTTTGGCGGATGATAGCTCGATTTTAGTCATTGCTAGAAGTGAAAGTCTAGCAGAGGAAATCTTTGAACAAGTAAATAATTGGTAG
- the recN gene encoding DNA repair protein RecN: protein MLLEISIKNFAIIEAISLNFEKGMTVLTGETGAGKSIIIDAMNMMLGARATTDVIRHGAPKAEIEGLFSVENSRLLQEIFDEQGLEMGDEIIIRREILQNGRSISRVNGQMVNLSVLRAIGQHLVDIHGQHDQEELMRPQLHIQMLDEFGDVAFWDLKETYQTSFDAYRKMRKQVLEVKKNQQEHKARIEMLEFQMAEIEAANLQAGEDLALNQERDKLLNHKNIADTLTNAYSMLDNEDFSSLANVRSAMNDMESVEEYDPEYREISSSLSETYYVLEDISKRLEAIIEDLDFDGNRLMQVENRLDLLHTITRKYGGTVDDVLLYFAKITEEYNLLTGNNLSSEDMEAELKKLEVNLVDLAGQLASARHDLAQQLEAEIKQELQDLYMEKAQFQVRFSKGKFSREGNEMVEFYISTNPGEDFKPLVKVASGGELSRLMLAIKSAFSRKEGKTSIVFDEVDTGVSGRVAQAIAQKIHKIGQHGQVLAISHLPQVIAIADYQFFIEKISNEHSTVSTVRLLTVEERVEEVAKMLAGDDVTEAALTQARELLRNREK, encoded by the coding sequence ATGTTACTTGAAATTTCGATAAAAAACTTTGCCATTATTGAGGCTATTTCCCTCAATTTTGAAAAGGGGATGACTGTCCTGACTGGTGAAACGGGTGCAGGGAAGTCGATTATCATTGATGCCATGAATATGATGTTGGGGGCTCGTGCTACGACAGATGTTATTCGTCACGGTGCTCCAAAGGCAGAGATTGAGGGGCTTTTCTCAGTTGAGAATAGTCGCCTTTTGCAGGAAATTTTTGATGAGCAAGGTTTGGAAATGGGTGATGAAATTATCATCCGTCGAGAAATTCTGCAAAATGGTCGTAGTATCAGCCGTGTGAATGGTCAGATGGTTAATCTGTCTGTTTTGCGTGCTATTGGTCAACATCTTGTGGACATTCATGGTCAGCATGACCAAGAGGAGTTAATGCGTCCCCAACTGCATATCCAGATGTTGGATGAATTCGGTGACGTAGCTTTTTGGGACTTGAAAGAAACCTATCAGACGAGTTTTGATGCTTATCGGAAAATGCGTAAGCAGGTTCTGGAAGTCAAGAAAAACCAACAAGAACACAAGGCACGTATCGAAATGTTGGAATTTCAAATGGCAGAGATTGAGGCAGCAAACTTGCAGGCTGGAGAAGATTTGGCTCTCAATCAAGAGCGTGATAAACTGCTCAACCATAAAAATATTGCGGATACACTGACCAATGCCTACAGTATGTTGGACAATGAAGACTTTTCAAGTCTGGCTAATGTTCGTTCAGCCATGAATGACATGGAAAGTGTTGAAGAGTACGACCCTGAATACCGTGAAATTTCAAGCTCTCTGTCTGAGACCTACTATGTTTTAGAAGACATTAGCAAGCGTTTGGAAGCTATCATTGAGGACCTTGATTTTGATGGCAATCGTCTCATGCAGGTTGAGAATCGTTTGGATCTCCTTCATACTATTACCCGTAAGTATGGTGGGACTGTAGACGATGTTTTGCTTTATTTTGCCAAGATTACGGAAGAATACAATCTTTTGACAGGTAATAACCTTTCGTCTGAGGACATGGAAGCAGAGCTTAAAAAATTGGAAGTTAATCTTGTTGATTTGGCAGGCCAGCTTGCATCTGCTCGTCATGATTTGGCTCAGCAGCTCGAAGCTGAGATTAAACAAGAACTACAGGACCTTTATATGGAAAAAGCCCAGTTTCAGGTTCGTTTTAGCAAGGGCAAATTCAGTCGTGAGGGCAATGAAATGGTCGAGTTTTACATTTCAACCAATCCTGGTGAAGACTTTAAACCCTTGGTCAAGGTTGCGTCTGGTGGGGAATTATCCCGTCTCATGCTAGCTATTAAGTCTGCCTTTTCACGTAAAGAAGGCAAGACCAGTATTGTCTTTGATGAGGTGGATACGGGAGTTTCAGGCCGTGTTGCCCAAGCTATTGCGCAGAAGATTCACAAGATTGGCCAACATGGTCAGGTTCTAGCTATCTCCCACTTGCCACAAGTGATTGCGATTGCAGATTATCAATTCTTTATTGAGAAGATTAGTAATGAGCATTCAACGGTTTCGACTGTTCGTCTTTTGACGGTTGAAGAGCGAGTGGAGGAAGTTGCCAAGATGTTGGCAGGTGATGATGTGACGGAAGCAGCCCTGACGCAAGCCAGAGAATTGTTGAGAAACAGGGAGAAATAA
- a CDS encoding metallophosphoesterase family protein — MTDYYVIGDVHGKAGMLEDLLKTWDGQTQLLFLGDLIDRGEDSRRVLEMVKDLVDNQGAICLSGNHEYMFLTWLDNPEESYDHYRRNGGDTTINSILDRPLDAPVDGVEDAKRVATEAADLVEFIRQMPFVVETDKYIFVHAGIDLTLDDWHETTDYKKVWLRKPFHEAENHTGKIIVFGHTPVYGLLKQERGTAELWTTEDGKIGMDGGAVYGGVLHGIVFTDQGMTEHHFIENDGFVAED; from the coding sequence ATGACAGACTATTATGTAATTGGAGATGTTCATGGAAAAGCTGGGATGTTAGAAGACCTTCTCAAAACATGGGATGGTCAGACCCAGTTGCTCTTTCTAGGCGATTTGATTGACCGTGGTGAAGATAGTCGCCGTGTTCTAGAGATGGTTAAGGACTTAGTGGACAATCAAGGGGCAATCTGTTTGTCAGGAAACCACGAGTATATGTTTTTGACTTGGCTTGATAACCCAGAAGAAAGTTATGACCATTATCGTCGCAATGGTGGAGATACAACCATTAACTCTATCCTAGATCGTCCCTTGGATGCACCAGTTGATGGAGTGGAGGATGCCAAGCGTGTTGCCACTGAAGCAGCAGATTTGGTCGAATTTATTCGTCAAATGCCGTTTGTGGTAGAGACAGACAAGTATATCTTCGTTCACGCAGGTATTGATTTGACCTTGGATGACTGGCATGAAACCACAGATTATAAAAAAGTCTGGCTTAGAAAACCATTCCATGAAGCAGAAAATCATACTGGAAAAATCATTGTCTTTGGTCATACGCCAGTTTATGGTTTGCTGAAGCAAGAGCGAGGTACTGCTGAGCTTTGGACTACAGAAGATGGCAAGATTGGGATGGATGGAGGAGCTGTTTATGGTGGTGTCCTTCACGGGATTGTCTTTACAGACCAAGGAATGACAGAACACCACTTTATCGAAAATGACGGCTTTGTCGCTGAAGATTAG
- the lepA gene encoding translation elongation factor 4: MNLEELKKRQEKIRNFSIIAHIDHGKSTLADRILEKTETVSSREMQAQLLDSMDLERERGITIKLNAIELNYTAKDGETYIFHLIDTPGHVDFTYEVSRSLAACEGAILVVDAAQGIEAQTLANVYLALDNDLEIMPVINKIDLPAADPERVRTEIEDVIGLDASEAVLASAKAGIGIEEILEQIVEKVPAPTGDVTAPLKALIFDSVYDAYRGVILQVRVMDGVVKPGDKIQLMSNGKTFDVTEVGIFTPKAVGRDFLATGDVGYIAASIKTVQDTRVGDTVTLATNPAAEPLHGYKQMNPMVFAGLYPIESNKYNDLREALEKLQLNDASLQFEPETSQALGFGFRCGFLGLLHMDVIQERLEREFNIDLIMTAPSVIYKVNLTDGESMDVSNPSEFPDPTKIATIEEPYVKAQIMVPQEFVGAVMELAQRKRGDFVTMDYIDDNRVNVIYQIPLAEIVFDFFDKLKSSTRGYASFDYELSEYRPSKLVKMDILLNGDKVDALSFIVHKDFAYERGKLIVDKLKKIIPRQQFEVPIQAAIGHKIVARTDIKALRKNVLAKCYGGDVSRKRKLLEKQKAGKKRMKAIGSVEVPQEAFLSVLSMDEE; the protein is encoded by the coding sequence ATGAACTTAGAAGAATTGAAGAAACGACAGGAGAAGATCCGTAACTTCTCTATTATCGCTCATATTGACCATGGGAAATCGACTCTAGCAGACCGCATTTTGGAAAAGACTGAGACCGTTTCAAGCCGTGAAATGCAAGCTCAACTTTTGGATAGCATGGATCTAGAACGGGAACGTGGGATTACCATTAAGTTGAATGCCATCGAGCTGAATTATACTGCTAAGGATGGGGAAACTTATATTTTCCACTTGATTGACACGCCGGGGCACGTTGACTTTACCTATGAAGTTTCACGTTCGCTAGCTGCCTGTGAGGGGGCTATTTTGGTGGTCGATGCTGCCCAAGGGATTGAGGCTCAAACCCTTGCCAATGTTTATCTGGCCTTGGACAATGATTTGGAAATCATGCCAGTTATTAACAAGATTGACCTGCCTGCTGCAGATCCAGAGCGCGTGCGTACAGAGATTGAGGATGTCATTGGTTTGGATGCCAGCGAAGCAGTCTTAGCATCAGCTAAAGCTGGTATTGGTATCGAAGAAATTCTTGAGCAAATCGTAGAAAAAGTGCCAGCGCCAACAGGTGATGTGACGGCACCACTGAAGGCCTTGATTTTCGACTCTGTTTACGATGCTTACCGTGGAGTTATCCTCCAAGTACGTGTTATGGATGGAGTGGTCAAACCTGGTGATAAGATTCAGCTCATGAGCAATGGCAAGACCTTTGATGTGACGGAAGTCGGTATTTTTACACCCAAAGCAGTTGGTCGTGATTTTCTTGCGACTGGTGACGTTGGTTATATTGCAGCTTCTATTAAGACAGTTCAGGATACGCGTGTGGGTGATACCGTTACCTTGGCAACCAATCCTGCTGCAGAGCCATTACATGGCTACAAGCAGATGAATCCTATGGTCTTTGCGGGTCTCTATCCTATCGAGTCAAACAAGTACAATGACCTACGTGAAGCCCTTGAAAAATTGCAACTGAATGATGCTAGTCTTCAGTTTGAACCAGAAACATCTCAGGCACTTGGATTTGGTTTCCGTTGTGGATTTCTTGGACTTCTCCATATGGATGTTATCCAAGAACGTTTAGAGCGTGAGTTTAATATCGATCTTATCATGACAGCTCCGTCTGTTATTTATAAGGTTAATTTGACCGATGGTGAGTCTATGGATGTGTCGAATCCATCTGAGTTCCCAGACCCAACCAAGATTGCGACCATTGAAGAGCCATATGTTAAAGCGCAAATCATGGTACCGCAAGAGTTTGTTGGAGCAGTGATGGAGCTAGCTCAGCGTAAGCGTGGGGACTTTGTGACGATGGACTATATTGATGATAACCGTGTTAATGTTATCTATCAAATTCCACTTGCTGAAATCGTCTTTGACTTCTTTGATAAACTTAAGTCTTCGACACGTGGTTATGCAAGTTTTGACTATGAATTGTCAGAATATCGTCCATCTAAGCTGGTCAAAATGGATATTCTTCTCAATGGAGACAAGGTGGATGCCCTTAGCTTTATCGTTCACAAGGATTTTGCCTACGAACGTGGAAAACTCATCGTTGATAAACTTAAGAAAATCATCCCTCGTCAACAATTTGAAGTTCCAATTCAAGCAGCTATTGGACACAAGATTGTGGCTCGTACTGATATCAAGGCCCTTCGTAAGAACGTACTTGCTAAATGTTATGGTGGTGACGTTTCTCGTAAGCGTAAGCTACTGGAAAAACAAAAAGCTGGTAAGAAGCGCATGAAAGCTATCGGATCAGTAGAAGTTCCACAAGAAGCCTTTCTAAGCGTGTTGAGCATGGATGAGGAGTAA